From Micromonospora nigra, one genomic window encodes:
- a CDS encoding Rv3235 family protein, with protein sequence MSDPRRPGPSRPPVRIRPAPSCEPPCTDEDPSNWPGHAQLALDLFAGQRHDRPPDRRHRAAPLPRRPGQPTRLPPDALTTATPTTTRVAHRFVATWLEVLNGYRPPGQLRPLLDPTRAADLLAELARATSRVGAPRRRSTRPGVHLRRLRVCEPHARAVEAAAVLAGPAGLTWAVALRLEQRRGTWLCTALQVL encoded by the coding sequence ATGTCCGACCCCCGACGTCCCGGGCCGAGCCGGCCGCCCGTGCGGATCCGTCCGGCCCCGTCCTGCGAGCCGCCCTGCACCGACGAGGATCCTTCGAACTGGCCCGGCCACGCCCAACTCGCCCTCGACCTGTTCGCCGGTCAACGCCACGACCGGCCACCGGACCGCCGGCACCGGGCCGCGCCGTTGCCCCGCCGCCCCGGCCAACCGACCAGGCTGCCGCCCGACGCGCTGACCACGGCCACGCCCACCACGACGCGGGTGGCGCACCGCTTCGTCGCCACCTGGCTGGAGGTGCTGAACGGCTACCGCCCGCCGGGGCAGCTACGGCCCCTGCTCGACCCCACCCGGGCCGCCGACCTGCTGGCCGAACTCGCCCGAGCCACCAGCCGCGTGGGCGCCCCCCGACGCCGCTCGACCCGGCCCGGCGTACACCTGCGGCGGCTACGGGTGTGCGAACCGCACGCCAGGGCTGTCGAGGCCGCCGCCGTGCTCGCCGGCCCCGCCGGTCTCACCTGGGCGGTGGCGCTGCGGCTGGAGCAGCGGCGGGGCACCTGGCTCTGCACCGCCCTCCAGGTGCTCTGA
- a CDS encoding helix-turn-helix domain-containing protein, whose protein sequence is MEPRFLLLSDVAAELNVSDSQVYHMVRSGELPAIKIGGRGQWRVERTRLEEYIQHKYAETAEWVRGNPLTDREPE, encoded by the coding sequence GTGGAGCCGAGGTTCCTGCTGCTGTCCGACGTGGCGGCGGAGCTCAACGTGTCGGATTCGCAGGTCTACCACATGGTCCGCAGCGGCGAACTGCCCGCCATCAAGATCGGTGGGCGCGGTCAGTGGCGCGTGGAGCGCACACGGCTGGAGGAGTACATCCAGCACAAGTACGCGGAGACCGCCGAGTGGGTACGCGGCAACCCGCTCACCGACCGTGAGCCCGAGTGA
- a CDS encoding DUF6912 family protein — protein MTDERVRVYVPATVPMLARLREHGLAAAEAHAVTPGLREWYAEGDEEELEYVAFTRAAQDALQLLRHDPAAPRRRVVVSADLPASALGRGDGELGSSVLDLAGPVPAAAVAAIHVDGADAVADVGAAVDVVLEAVAGDADAQFTVDGVEDHELEWYDPSELNEVLRALS, from the coding sequence GTGACCGACGAGCGGGTCCGGGTGTACGTGCCGGCGACCGTCCCGATGCTGGCCCGGCTGCGCGAGCACGGCCTCGCCGCCGCCGAGGCACACGCCGTGACGCCCGGGCTGCGGGAGTGGTACGCCGAGGGCGACGAGGAGGAACTGGAGTACGTGGCCTTCACCCGGGCCGCGCAGGACGCCCTGCAACTGCTGCGGCACGACCCCGCCGCGCCCCGCCGCCGGGTGGTGGTCTCGGCCGACCTGCCCGCCTCGGCGCTCGGGCGGGGCGACGGCGAGCTGGGATCCAGCGTGCTGGACCTGGCGGGGCCGGTGCCGGCGGCTGCCGTGGCGGCGATCCACGTCGACGGTGCCGACGCCGTGGCCGACGTGGGCGCGGCGGTCGACGTGGTGCTGGAGGCGGTGGCGGGCGACGCCGACGCCCAGTTCACGGTCGACGGCGTCGAGGACCACGAGCTTGAGTGGTACGACCCCTCAGAGTTGAACGAGGTCCTGCGCGCCCTGTCCTGA
- the pruA gene encoding L-glutamate gamma-semialdehyde dehydrogenase, with amino-acid sequence MDAVFSVPEPRNEPVRTYEPGSVDRERLQRRLAELAAERIELPMTIAGEQRMAGGDPIDVVQPHKHAHVLGVTGHATHDDARAAVRAAGAAAPMWRGLPFEERAAIFLRAAELLAGPWRDTLNAATMLGQSKTVVQAEIDSACEFIDFLRFNVHFARELLAEQPMSSPGVWNRFDHRPLEGFVYAVTPFNFTAIAGNLPSAPALLGNTVVWKPGPTQQFAAHFTMRLFEAAGLPPGVINMVTGRGEEVSDVVLADPDLAGIHFTGSTKVFQQLWRTVGDNIARYRGYPRLVGETGGKDFVVAHPSADVDALHTALIRGAYEYQGQKCSAASRAYVPRSLWESGLRDRLAATADSLTYGDVTDFRNFGGAVIDDRAFSRHTAALELISGDDTCRILAGGTADDSVGWFVRPTLFECTDPAHETFTTEYFGPILGVHVFDDTRFDEVVTQAEAIAPYALTGSIFATDRTVVDAVAERMRYAAGNFYINDKPTGAVVGQQPFGGARASGTNDKAGSWHNLVRWMSPRTIKETFVPPTDHTYPHMG; translated from the coding sequence ATGGACGCCGTGTTCTCCGTACCCGAGCCGCGCAACGAGCCGGTCCGCACCTACGAGCCCGGCAGCGTCGACCGGGAACGGCTCCAGCGGCGGCTCGCCGAACTGGCCGCCGAGCGGATCGAGCTGCCGATGACCATCGCCGGCGAGCAGCGGATGGCCGGCGGCGACCCGATCGACGTGGTCCAGCCGCACAAGCACGCGCACGTGCTCGGCGTCACCGGGCACGCCACCCACGACGACGCCCGCGCCGCCGTCCGGGCGGCGGGGGCCGCCGCCCCGATGTGGCGGGGCCTGCCGTTCGAGGAGCGGGCCGCGATCTTCCTGCGCGCCGCCGAACTGCTCGCCGGCCCGTGGCGCGACACCCTGAACGCCGCGACGATGCTGGGGCAGTCCAAGACCGTCGTCCAGGCGGAGATCGACTCGGCCTGCGAGTTCATCGACTTCCTGCGGTTCAACGTGCACTTCGCGCGCGAGCTGCTGGCCGAGCAGCCGATGTCGTCGCCCGGCGTGTGGAACAGGTTCGACCACCGGCCGCTGGAGGGCTTCGTCTACGCGGTCACCCCGTTCAACTTCACCGCCATCGCCGGCAACCTGCCCTCGGCGCCGGCCCTGCTCGGCAACACGGTGGTGTGGAAGCCCGGCCCGACCCAGCAGTTCGCGGCGCACTTCACCATGCGGCTGTTCGAGGCGGCCGGCCTGCCGCCCGGCGTGATCAACATGGTCACCGGCCGGGGCGAGGAGGTCTCCGACGTGGTGCTGGCCGACCCCGACCTGGCCGGCATCCACTTCACCGGCTCCACCAAGGTCTTCCAGCAGCTGTGGCGCACGGTCGGCGACAACATCGCCCGCTACCGTGGCTACCCGCGCCTGGTCGGCGAGACCGGCGGCAAGGACTTCGTGGTCGCGCACCCCAGCGCTGACGTGGACGCCCTGCACACGGCGCTGATCCGGGGCGCCTACGAATACCAGGGCCAGAAGTGCTCGGCGGCCTCCCGCGCGTACGTGCCGCGCTCCCTCTGGGAGAGCGGTCTGCGTGACCGGCTGGCCGCCACCGCCGACTCGCTGACCTACGGCGACGTCACCGACTTCCGCAACTTCGGTGGTGCGGTGATCGACGACAGGGCCTTCTCCCGGCACACCGCCGCCCTGGAGCTGATCTCCGGTGACGACACGTGCCGGATCCTCGCCGGCGGCACCGCCGACGACTCCGTGGGCTGGTTCGTGCGGCCCACCCTGTTCGAGTGCACCGACCCGGCGCACGAGACGTTCACCACCGAGTACTTCGGGCCGATCCTCGGGGTGCACGTCTTCGACGACACCCGCTTCGACGAGGTCGTCACGCAGGCCGAGGCGATCGCCCCGTACGCCCTCACCGGGTCCATCTTCGCGACCGACCGTACGGTGGTCGACGCGGTGGCCGAGCGGATGCGGTACGCGGCGGGCAACTTCTACATCAACGACAAGCCCACCGGGGCGGTGGTCGGGCAGCAGCCGTTCGGAGGCGCCCGCGCCAGCGGCACCAACGACAAGGCCGGGTCCTGGCACAACCTGGTCCGCTGGATGTCGCCCCGGACCATCAAGGAGACCTTCGTCCCACCGACCGACCACACGTACCCCCACATGGGCTGA
- a CDS encoding PadR family transcriptional regulator, with the protein MAESGVNPTAAALLGLLHEGPMTGGQLMAAAERRLAPYWSMTRSQVYRELPVLAERGFVRMGKPGPRSSQPYALTAAGKRTFSRWLAEDPGRDTIRNPIALRIAFGSLHSPSQLKNLQAAANEYHTEALARVREQVKNAKKEGETYDASALEFAVAYHKAALSWLKSAPVG; encoded by the coding sequence ATGGCGGAATCCGGAGTCAACCCCACGGCGGCAGCTCTGCTCGGGCTGCTCCACGAGGGCCCGATGACAGGCGGCCAACTGATGGCCGCCGCCGAGCGCCGGCTGGCGCCGTACTGGTCGATGACCCGCAGTCAGGTCTACCGCGAGCTGCCGGTGCTGGCCGAGCGCGGGTTCGTCCGGATGGGCAAACCCGGCCCGCGATCCAGCCAGCCGTACGCCCTCACCGCCGCCGGCAAACGGACCTTCTCCCGCTGGCTCGCGGAGGACCCGGGGCGCGACACCATCCGCAACCCGATCGCGCTGCGCATCGCGTTCGGGTCCCTGCACTCGCCCAGTCAGCTCAAGAACCTCCAGGCGGCGGCCAACGAATACCACACCGAGGCCCTGGCCCGGGTACGCGAACAGGTCAAGAACGCCAAGAAGGAGGGCGAGACCTACGACGCGTCCGCGCTGGAGTTCGCCGTGGCCTACCACAAGGCCGCCCTGTCCTGGCTCAAGAGCGCCCCGGTCGGCTGA
- the prfB gene encoding peptide chain release factor 2 → MTAADYAEQLKDLDATLRNIEAVLDLDRLRADKARLEQEASAPDLWDDQAKAQQVTSQLSYVNGEIDKLGSLRSRLDDAGVLLELAEAESDPGVLSEVETEITGLGKAIQEMEVRTLLSGEYDSREALVAIRAGAGGVDAADFAEMLLRMYLRWAERHGYPTEVYETSYAEEAGLKSATFTVKVPYAYGTLSVESGTHRLVRISPFDNQGRRQTSFAGVEVLPVVEQTDHIDIPENEMRVDVYRSSGPGGQSVNTTDSAVRITHVPTGIVVTCQNEKSQLQNKASALRVLQARLLERKRQEEQAKMAGLKTDAAGSWGDQMRSYVLHPYQMVKDLRTEQETGNPSSVFDGDLDPFIEAGIRWRKQQQLAGDGA, encoded by the coding sequence GTGACCGCTGCCGATTACGCCGAACAGCTCAAGGACCTCGACGCCACCCTGCGCAACATCGAGGCCGTGCTCGACCTCGACCGCCTGCGCGCGGACAAGGCACGGCTGGAGCAGGAGGCCTCCGCGCCCGACCTGTGGGACGACCAGGCGAAGGCGCAGCAGGTGACCTCCCAGCTGTCGTACGTCAACGGTGAGATCGACAAGCTGGGCAGCCTGCGTTCCCGGCTCGACGACGCCGGGGTGCTGCTGGAACTGGCCGAGGCGGAGTCCGACCCGGGGGTGCTCTCCGAGGTCGAGACGGAGATCACCGGGCTGGGCAAGGCCATCCAGGAGATGGAGGTCCGCACCCTGCTCTCCGGCGAGTACGACTCCCGGGAGGCGCTGGTCGCCATCCGGGCCGGCGCCGGTGGCGTGGACGCGGCGGACTTCGCCGAGATGCTGCTGCGGATGTACCTGCGCTGGGCGGAGCGGCACGGCTACCCGACCGAGGTCTACGAGACCTCGTACGCGGAGGAGGCCGGGCTGAAGTCGGCCACCTTCACGGTCAAGGTGCCGTACGCGTACGGCACGCTCAGCGTCGAGTCGGGCACCCACCGGCTGGTCCGGATCAGCCCCTTCGACAACCAGGGTCGCCGGCAGACCAGCTTCGCCGGCGTCGAGGTGCTGCCCGTCGTGGAGCAGACCGACCACATCGACATCCCCGAGAACGAGATGCGCGTCGACGTCTACCGCTCCTCGGGCCCCGGCGGGCAGAGCGTCAACACCACCGACTCGGCGGTGCGGATCACCCACGTCCCGACCGGCATCGTGGTGACCTGCCAGAACGAGAAGTCCCAGCTGCAGAACAAGGCCTCGGCGCTGCGCGTGCTCCAGGCCCGGCTGCTCGAACGCAAGCGGCAGGAGGAGCAGGCCAAGATGGCCGGGCTCAAGACCGACGCCGCCGGTTCCTGGGGTGACCAGATGCGTTCGTACGTGCTGCACCCGTACCAGATGGTGAAGGATCTGCGCACGGAGCAGGAGACGGGCAATCCGAGTTCGGTCTTCGACGGCGACCTGGACCCGTTCATCGAGGCGGGCATCCGCTGGCGCAAGCAGCAGCAGCTCGCCGGCGACGGTGCGTGA
- the ftsE gene encoding cell division ATP-binding protein FtsE, with product MIQLEQVTKTYPKASRPSLDNVSVSIEKGEFVFFIGPSGSGKSTIIKMLLHEVSPNKGRVVVNGKDVTSMRSWKRPHFRRSIGCVFQDFRLLPNRTAYENVAFALEVIGKTKAVARRVVPEVLELVGLGGKEHRYPHELSGGEQQRVAVARAFVNRPLILLADEPTGNLDPDTSIEIMRLLDRINRTGTTVVMVTHDSNIVNQMRRRVIEIESGRIVRDQARGVYG from the coding sequence GTGATTCAGCTTGAGCAAGTGACGAAGACGTACCCGAAGGCGTCCCGGCCTTCGCTCGACAACGTGTCCGTCTCGATCGAGAAGGGCGAGTTCGTCTTCTTCATCGGTCCCTCCGGCTCCGGCAAGTCCACGATCATCAAGATGCTGCTGCACGAGGTCAGCCCCAACAAGGGGCGGGTCGTCGTGAACGGCAAGGACGTCACCTCGATGCGGTCCTGGAAGCGACCCCACTTCCGCCGCTCGATCGGCTGCGTCTTCCAGGACTTCCGGCTGCTGCCGAACCGCACCGCGTACGAGAACGTGGCGTTCGCCCTCGAAGTGATCGGCAAGACCAAGGCGGTCGCCCGCCGGGTCGTGCCGGAGGTGCTGGAGCTGGTCGGGCTCGGCGGCAAGGAGCACCGTTACCCGCACGAGCTCTCCGGTGGTGAGCAGCAGCGGGTCGCCGTCGCCCGGGCGTTCGTGAACCGTCCGCTGATCCTGCTCGCCGACGAGCCGACCGGAAACCTGGACCCGGACACGTCCATCGAGATCATGCGCCTGCTGGACCGGATCAACCGCACCGGCACGACCGTCGTGATGGTCACGCACGACTCCAACATCGTGAACCAGATGCGCCGCCGGGTCATCGAGATCGAGAGTGGCCGGATCGTGCGCGACCAGGCCCGCGGTGTCTACGGCTGA
- the ftsX gene encoding permease-like cell division protein FtsX — protein MRVKYVLSEVLVGLWRNVTMTIAMIITMAVSLTMLGASGLIYSKVADMKELYFENIEVSVFLKSDVTPEQSEAIRARLDADPLVEEVTFVNKEEAFKRFQEMFRDSPDLLSAVKADVLPESYRLKLVDPQQYKTISEQYGAVEGVDQVVDQSQVLDKIFDLFTAGQNIALVAAIAMAVAALLLVANTIQVAAYSKRREVAVMKLVGASNWFIQAPFVLEAVVAGLIGSILGLGALIALKVFLFDGALSTLQGLFAPVSWGEVFLTFPVMAGVGGLISAITAWVTLRFYLRV, from the coding sequence ATGCGCGTGAAATACGTCCTGTCCGAGGTACTGGTCGGACTGTGGCGCAACGTGACCATGACCATCGCGATGATCATCACGATGGCGGTCTCGCTGACCATGCTCGGTGCCAGCGGCCTGATCTACAGCAAGGTCGCCGACATGAAGGAGCTGTACTTCGAGAACATCGAGGTCTCGGTCTTCCTCAAGTCCGACGTGACACCGGAGCAGAGCGAGGCCATTCGCGCCCGGCTCGACGCCGACCCCCTGGTCGAGGAGGTCACGTTCGTCAACAAGGAGGAGGCGTTCAAGCGCTTCCAGGAGATGTTCCGGGACTCGCCGGACCTGTTGAGCGCGGTCAAGGCCGACGTGCTCCCCGAGTCGTACCGGCTGAAGCTGGTCGACCCGCAGCAGTACAAGACGATCTCCGAGCAGTACGGCGCGGTCGAGGGCGTCGACCAGGTGGTCGACCAGAGCCAGGTGCTCGACAAGATCTTCGACCTGTTCACCGCGGGGCAGAACATCGCGCTGGTCGCCGCGATCGCCATGGCCGTGGCGGCCCTGCTGCTGGTCGCGAACACCATCCAGGTCGCCGCGTACAGCAAACGGCGCGAGGTGGCGGTCATGAAACTGGTCGGCGCCTCCAACTGGTTCATCCAGGCACCGTTCGTGCTGGAGGCGGTGGTCGCCGGGCTGATCGGCTCGATCCTGGGGCTCGGGGCCCTGATCGCTCTCAAGGTGTTCCTGTTCGACGGCGCGTTGAGCACGTTGCAGGGCCTGTTCGCCCCGGTCAGCTGGGGTGAGGTGTTCCTGACCTTCCCGGTGATGGCCGGTGTCGGCGGCCTGATCAGCGCGATCACCGCCTGGGTCACCCTCCGCTTCTACCTGCGGGTCTAG
- the smpB gene encoding SsrA-binding protein SmpB — MPREKGRKVVASNKKARHDYAILDTYEAGMALTGTEVKSLRAGRASLVDAFAQERDGELYLHGMHIPEYTQGTWTNHEPRRTRKLLLKRLEIDRLIGKTREGGLTMVPLQVYFSDGWAKVEIALAKGKKSYDKRQDLAKRDADREIARVVGRRGKGMDD, encoded by the coding sequence ATGCCACGGGAGAAGGGGCGAAAGGTAGTCGCCTCCAACAAGAAGGCGCGCCACGACTACGCCATCCTCGACACCTACGAGGCGGGCATGGCGCTGACCGGCACCGAGGTCAAGTCGCTGCGGGCGGGGCGGGCGTCGCTGGTCGACGCGTTCGCGCAGGAACGTGACGGCGAGCTCTACCTGCACGGGATGCACATCCCCGAGTACACCCAGGGCACCTGGACCAACCACGAGCCCCGGCGTACCCGCAAGCTGCTGCTCAAGCGGCTGGAGATCGACCGGCTGATCGGCAAGACCCGCGAGGGCGGGCTGACGATGGTGCCGTTGCAGGTCTACTTCTCCGACGGTTGGGCCAAGGTGGAGATCGCCCTGGCGAAGGGCAAGAAGTCCTACGACAAGCGGCAGGACCTCGCCAAGCGGGACGCGGACCGGGAGATCGCCCGGGTCGTCGGCCGGCGCGGCAAGGGCATGGACGACTGA